The proteins below come from a single Thermodesulfovibrionales bacterium genomic window:
- a CDS encoding aurora kinase A-interacting protein, which translates to MGSVVKWRKKKMSKHKYRKLRKKMRAQRRK; encoded by the coding sequence GTGGGAAGTGTAGTTAAATGGAGAAAAAAGAAGATGTCAAAGCATAAGTACAGAAAGCTAAGAAAAAAGATGAGAGCACAGAGGAGAAAATAA
- a CDS encoding DUF1460 domain-containing protein — MAEKFVGTPYDPDPIGAYVRERSIIYDKEIDCMYLTFRAVELALSESEEEAINIALEKRFFTKGIIGPDGKVLNYEERYQYGEDMIDSRKFGDEITSELGITIKIPGTRGREEVIIIPGSEIKNIVSGLKSGDIVFFVKKPEKRISGEIIGHMGILKVEKNIVYLIHASGRKNGKGATVKIPFLDYVKNMDFLGIRVTRFKDP; from the coding sequence ATGGCTGAAAAATTTGTTGGCACACCTTACGACCCTGATCCCATAGGTGCGTACGTAAGAGAAAGGTCAATCATTTATGATAAAGAAATTGATTGCATGTATCTAACATTCAGGGCAGTTGAGCTTGCATTGTCAGAAAGCGAGGAAGAAGCAATAAATATTGCCCTTGAAAAAAGATTTTTCACAAAGGGAATAATTGGGCCTGATGGAAAAGTTCTGAATTATGAAGAAAGGTATCAATACGGTGAGGATATGATTGATAGCAGGAAATTCGGAGATGAGATAACTTCTGAACTCGGCATAACTATTAAGATACCTGGAACAAGGGGGAGAGAAGAAGTAATTATCATTCCGGGTTCTGAGATAAAAAATATAGTTTCTGGGCTAAAAAGCGGGGATATAGTCTTTTTTGTTAAGAAACCAGAAAAAAGGATTTCAGGAGAAATCATAGGGCACATGGGAATTCTTAAGGTAGAAAAGAACATAGTCTATCTAATTCATGCAAGTGGAAGAAAAAATGGAAAGGGAGCAACTGTAAAGATTCCCTTTCTCGATTATGTTAAAAACATGGATTTTCTGGGCATAAGGGTCACAAGGTTTAAAGACCCTTGA